From the Selenomonas sp. oral taxon 920 genome, the window GCGCGTTGCCATCCCGCGAAACGGCTATGACAAGATCAATGCCGCCTACGCCTACGGCGGGGAAAAGCTGACGCAGCGCACCGTCGAGGACTTCCTCGGTGTCCGCATCGACCACTACGTCATCATCAATACCCATGCCTTTCAAAAGATCGTCGATGCCATCGGCGGCATCGACATCGACGTAGAAAAGCGCATGTACTACGAGGATCCGTGGGATGATGACGGCGGGCTCATCATTGACCTGCGCCCGGGACTGCAGCACATGGACGGCAAGACTGCCGTCACCTATGTCCGCTACCGCGACGAGGAGGGCGACATCGGGCGTGTCAAACGCCAGCAGAAATTCATGCGCGCCTGCGTCGATGCCGTCACCACGCCCGCGATCCTGCCGCGGCTGCCCGCGATCATCAGCAGCGTCATCGACAGTGTCAAGACCGACCTCAGCGTCCGCCAGATGCTCGAGTTCATCGGTACGCTCAAGGAGTCGCAGGCGAAGGGCCTGCGCACAGAGATGGTGCCCGGCCGCCCGCTCTACATCGACGAAGTGAGCTACTGGATCCCCGACATGGCACAGCTGCGGCGCGGCATGGCGAGCGCGCTCGGCGTCACCCTCTCAAGCAGCGACCGCACCCGCATGGAGCGCGCCGTACAGGAGTACGAGGACTCCATCCCCGCAGGAGCGACCGAGATCCCTGAGGGAGATACCTCCGTCGGCCGTGCCGTCAGCGCCGATGAGGCACTGGGCAGCCGTCGGAAAAAATCCGACAAGGAGGACAAAGACGAACGCAGCACCTCCTCCAACCACACCCGCACAGGGAATCGTGAGAACAGCGAGGAGCACACCACGCGCCCCGGGCGCAGCAGCGAGACCACCCAGTCCTCCGACGCGGGCCGTCACGCCAGCACCCGCCAGAGCACAGACGGCCCCGTCGATCAGCCTGCGCAGCGCACAACGCGCAGCGAGGGCAGCGATGTGCCCACGCGCGGCGGCGCGGCTTCCGGCAAAGAAGAGTAATCCCTTCATCTTACTCATACACAGAGCAATGTACTTGTGCACCACACACGGCGCGCATTCCAGAAAGGAAGATGCATCATGGCAAGCAAATTTGACGCAGAGGCACTCGAACTTCATCAGCGTTATCACGGCAAACTCGCCGTCACCCCGACCGTCCCCCTCGATACGCGCGATGACCTCAGCCGCGCCTACACCCCGGGCGTCGCGGCGCCGTGCCTCGCCATCAAGGAGAACCCGGACAAGATCTACGACTACACGACCAAGGGCAACATGGTCGCCGTCGTCACCAACGGCACCGCCGTCCTCGGCCTCGGCAACATCGGCGCGGGCGCAGGTCTCCCCGTCATGGAGGGCAAATCCATCCTCTTCAAGGGCTTTGCCGGCGTTGACTCCGTCCCCGTCTGCGTAAACAGCCAGAAAGTCGAGGACGTCGTGAAGGTCTGCCAGCTCATCGCCCCCACCTACGGCGGCATCAACCTTGAGGACATCAAGGCACCCCAGTGTTTTGACATCGAAAACGAGCTGAAGAAGACCCTCGACATCCCCGTTTTCCACGACGACCAGCACGGCACCGCCATCGTCGTTGTCTCCGCTCTCCTCAACGCGTATAAATACCTCGACCGCGACCTGCGCGCGGCGAAGATCGTCATCAACGGCGCGGGTGCGGCGGGACAGGCGATCGCACGCCTCCTCTTTGCCTACGGCATCCAGACCGTCGTCCTCTGCGACACCACCGGTGCCGTCTACGAGGGCCGCAATGAGAACATGAACCCATACAAGGACAGCCTTGCAAAGGTCTCCAACCGCCAGAAGGAAAAGGGCAGCCTCGCACAGGTCATCAAGGGCAAGGACATCTTCATCGGCGTCTCCGCGCCCGGCAGCCTCACCCCCGAGATGATCAAGAGCATGAGCCCGGAGCCCGTCATCATGGCGATGGCGAACCCCGTCCCCGAAATCCTGCCCGACGAAGCAAAGGCGGCGGGCGCGCGCATCGTCTGCACCGGCCGCTCCGACTTCCCGAACCAGGTCAACAACCTCCTCGCCTTCCCCGGCATCTTCCGCGGCGCACTTGACGTGCGTGCCAAGGAGATCAACGACGAGATGAAGATCGCCGCGGCAAACGCGATCGCCTCCCTCATCTCCGAGAGCGAGCTCAACGAGACCAACATCATCGCGAGCCCCCTCGACCCGCGCGTCGCACC encodes:
- a CDS encoding LCP family protein, whose amino-acid sequence is MRALPPKRPTKKKRVWPYVLLGTVLIFVLAAAAGAFFAQSSLLDRAKTDHKEELLVATDKATIMIMGVDEREGDVGRSDTLMVATIDPVRNETSLLSIPRDTRVAIPRNGYDKINAAYAYGGEKLTQRTVEDFLGVRIDHYVIINTHAFQKIVDAIGGIDIDVEKRMYYEDPWDDDGGLIIDLRPGLQHMDGKTAVTYVRYRDEEGDIGRVKRQQKFMRACVDAVTTPAILPRLPAIISSVIDSVKTDLSVRQMLEFIGTLKESQAKGLRTEMVPGRPLYIDEVSYWIPDMAQLRRGMASALGVTLSSSDRTRMERAVQEYEDSIPAGATEIPEGDTSVGRAVSADEALGSRRKKSDKEDKDERSTSSNHTRTGNRENSEEHTTRPGRSSETTQSSDAGRHASTRQSTDGPVDQPAQRTTRSEGSDVPTRGGAASGKEE
- a CDS encoding NAD(P)-dependent malic enzyme, with amino-acid sequence MASKFDAEALELHQRYHGKLAVTPTVPLDTRDDLSRAYTPGVAAPCLAIKENPDKIYDYTTKGNMVAVVTNGTAVLGLGNIGAGAGLPVMEGKSILFKGFAGVDSVPVCVNSQKVEDVVKVCQLIAPTYGGINLEDIKAPQCFDIENELKKTLDIPVFHDDQHGTAIVVVSALLNAYKYLDRDLRAAKIVINGAGAAGQAIARLLFAYGIQTVVLCDTTGAVYEGRNENMNPYKDSLAKVSNRQKEKGSLAQVIKGKDIFIGVSAPGSLTPEMIKSMSPEPVIMAMANPVPEILPDEAKAAGARIVCTGRSDFPNQVNNLLAFPGIFRGALDVRAKEINDEMKIAAANAIASLISESELNETNIIASPLDPRVAPTVAAAVAKAALDTGVARRTDITPEDVAAHTRELLGHAAG